One Rhodoluna sp. KAS3 DNA window includes the following coding sequences:
- a CDS encoding CbiX/SirB N-terminal domain-containing protein, which produces MATLIAASHGTDNTNGAAAISALVSEVQKALPETRVFEAFVDVQQPDVPTVLDKAGSAEPAILVPLLLATGYHVRQDIADATFAAGEHTQITPALGPDARLVEVLVERLNQVGYKSDDLVVLTVAGSSDPRAQAESQLVQAMLEEALGSKVELAFLSAAEPKLKDLVPKLKFQNHRRRVVVATYLLAEGYFAGVTKKSGAHLATEPLLVNGAEVPQQLVDIIIDRFTSATDATNPRTTGCLSGLRGEPWVGCAAGCASACR; this is translated from the coding sequence ATGGCAACTTTGATTGCAGCGTCACACGGCACCGATAACACCAATGGTGCGGCAGCCATTTCTGCGCTTGTTTCTGAGGTTCAAAAAGCCCTACCCGAGACTCGGGTTTTTGAAGCGTTTGTGGATGTTCAGCAGCCGGATGTACCGACCGTTCTAGATAAGGCCGGATCTGCTGAGCCGGCGATTCTGGTGCCGCTACTTTTGGCAACCGGGTACCACGTGCGTCAAGACATCGCTGATGCCACATTTGCTGCAGGCGAGCACACCCAAATTACGCCGGCACTGGGGCCAGATGCGCGATTGGTCGAGGTGTTAGTCGAGCGCTTGAATCAAGTTGGTTACAAATCTGATGACCTAGTTGTTCTGACCGTTGCTGGCTCTAGCGACCCTCGTGCCCAGGCCGAAAGCCAGCTGGTGCAAGCCATGCTCGAAGAGGCACTGGGCAGCAAAGTTGAGCTTGCATTTTTGTCTGCGGCCGAGCCAAAACTAAAAGACCTGGTGCCAAAACTTAAGTTTCAAAACCATCGCAGGCGAGTGGTTGTTGCCACCTATCTTTTGGCCGAGGGCTACTTTGCCGGAGTGACTAAAAAATCTGGGGCACACCTGGCCACCGAACCACTTTTAGTCAATGGCGCTGAAGTTCCGCAGCAACTGGTTGATATCATCATTGACCGTTTTACTTCTGCCACAGATGCAACAAACCCAAGGACCACCGGTTGCCTAAGTGGGCTCCGCGGTGAACCTTGGGTAGGTTGCGCGGCTGGTTGCGCGAGCGCTTGCCGCTAA
- a CDS encoding iron ABC transporter substrate-binding protein, which translates to MNNKLKRGLRVSAAAIAAITAVTALTGCAKETTPTPTAESITIYSGRSEDLIAPLLEAFTEETGIEIEVRYAGSAELAAQILEEGSNVQADVFFSQDAGALGALTEAGVLKTLDSEITDLVDAKYRAADNTWVGVSGRGRVLSHNPELIDEADLPASVFDLADPAWKGKIGIAPSNASFQSFVTAMRVLKGEAATTEWLAAMKENAVIFEKNGQILEAVEAGEITAGLINHYYWFEHATEIGEENMKSKMAWFESGDVGNLVNVAGVGVLSDNAAAVTFAKWLLGETAQKFFVEKTSEYSLTGIPAQAWLPALDEIASPNIDLSALAPLAETLELIRNAGLTD; encoded by the coding sequence TTGAATAACAAATTAAAGCGCGGCTTGCGAGTCAGTGCCGCCGCCATCGCAGCAATCACCGCAGTAACCGCACTGACCGGCTGCGCAAAAGAAACCACCCCAACCCCAACCGCCGAGTCAATCACCATTTACTCTGGCCGCTCAGAAGACCTAATTGCACCCCTGCTTGAGGCATTCACCGAAGAGACCGGAATCGAAATCGAGGTTCGCTACGCGGGCTCGGCCGAACTTGCCGCTCAGATTCTTGAAGAGGGCAGCAACGTTCAGGCTGACGTTTTCTTCTCACAGGATGCCGGTGCACTTGGCGCCCTGACCGAAGCTGGCGTCTTGAAGACCCTTGATTCAGAAATCACTGACTTGGTTGACGCCAAGTACCGTGCCGCCGACAACACCTGGGTTGGTGTTTCAGGCCGTGGTCGCGTGCTGTCTCACAACCCAGAACTTATCGATGAAGCTGACCTGCCAGCATCGGTGTTTGATCTTGCCGACCCAGCCTGGAAGGGCAAGATTGGCATTGCGCCGAGCAACGCTTCGTTCCAGTCTTTTGTTACCGCGATGCGTGTGCTGAAGGGCGAGGCTGCAACCACCGAGTGGTTGGCCGCAATGAAGGAGAACGCCGTAATCTTTGAGAAGAACGGTCAAATTCTTGAGGCAGTTGAAGCCGGCGAAATCACTGCTGGTCTAATCAACCACTACTACTGGTTTGAGCACGCAACCGAGATCGGTGAAGAGAACATGAAGTCAAAGATGGCTTGGTTCGAGTCAGGCGATGTTGGCAACCTGGTCAACGTTGCCGGTGTTGGTGTGCTGAGTGACAATGCAGCAGCTGTGACCTTTGCCAAGTGGCTGCTTGGTGAGACGGCACAGAAGTTCTTTGTTGAAAAGACATCTGAGTACTCACTGACCGGAATTCCGGCTCAGGCCTGGCTGCCAGCCTTGGATGAAATTGCATCACCGAACATTGACCTAAGCGCTCTGGCTCCACTGGCCGAGACTCTTGAGTTGATTCGCAATGCAGGACTAACCGACTAG
- a CDS encoding InlB B-repeat-containing protein, with the protein MPKKFRTSAAAFVTALLTLSPLIQLPAQAADANCPVVITSGGNQVSDADVDVYLSGIYCVAKFKTVGAYTFVVPETTGQVDYLVVGGGGGGASGGGGAGGVLQGTNYSVTPGVSVAVSVGAGGAGGSGGLQNSDAPGGKGDASSFDSITAAGGGGGAAANQASATAADGASGGGSRFDCTRNPCERWGSLGYAGKGIAGQGNNGGYGTYSDYGAAGGGGGAGGAGFNTTRRHIGGNGGIGVASSISGTETYYGGGGGGGINSNSSTYYGLDANGNLYSSNDPQTTGGGQGGIGGGGRGSSFGFSGGTTHPNFGVKANATAGEPNTGGGGGGVDPEDTGGKPGGSGVVIVRWLADASVKTVTFSSNFGTATTQTQRVGSNVPTALKPATFTRTGYTFVGWNTAANGSGTAYANLAEITTTNDVTLYAQWRTGVTHTVTFDANGGTGSMANQSSGTEATLNKNTFTRANYEFIGWNTAADGTGFAYADEGKYAFVAAATLYAQWQAVVVNYKATFYGNGATGGTTPTQLAPGQTALTLNGFTRTGYSFLGWSTNYSATTAQYLDGANYAFTSDVDLYAIWVVKANRDLVFNGNGATAGSTPTQTAMDNTQVNANGFTRDGFTFRHWNTAADGTGVSYQSNYVYSFAAGLTLYAVWGQNYSVTYHGNGAASGTVPTSQNSYVGSNGITAALNSGNLTKEGMRLIGWNTAADGTGTPVALGAANQKFTANTTLYAQWESAVYAVVYSGNGAVAGIEPSVATVPATSAQIVIADNSGGLTLDGHEFDGWNTEPDGTGTTYEPEQTAVVTNDTVLFASWKVASTGGGGNTNVEPSPSPSASTNTGGNPSTRAIVISGFAAGSDQLTTQMRQRIKVFLKKYPSYTKVKITGYTTGPTVLRADYGLSKRRALNTKSVMANYLGANQRVTKVMSRQDTGFGGHLRRIKIVLTN; encoded by the coding sequence ATGCCTAAAAAATTCAGGACTTCAGCCGCCGCATTCGTTACCGCACTGCTTACTCTCAGCCCACTGATTCAGCTGCCCGCACAGGCCGCCGATGCCAACTGCCCAGTGGTAATTACTTCTGGCGGCAATCAAGTTTCTGACGCTGACGTCGATGTCTACTTAAGCGGCATCTACTGCGTGGCAAAGTTCAAAACCGTTGGGGCATACACATTTGTAGTTCCAGAAACTACTGGCCAGGTTGATTACCTTGTGGTCGGCGGTGGTGGAGGTGGAGCCTCTGGCGGTGGTGGCGCAGGCGGTGTACTGCAGGGAACCAACTACTCGGTAACCCCGGGGGTTAGCGTTGCCGTATCCGTTGGCGCCGGCGGTGCCGGCGGTTCAGGCGGATTGCAAAACTCAGACGCACCGGGCGGCAAGGGTGACGCTTCAAGTTTTGACTCGATCACGGCGGCCGGAGGAGGCGGTGGCGCGGCGGCTAACCAGGCTTCTGCTACCGCAGCCGACGGAGCCTCAGGTGGCGGCTCACGTTTTGACTGCACTCGCAACCCATGCGAACGCTGGGGCAGCCTGGGATATGCCGGTAAAGGAATTGCTGGCCAGGGAAATAACGGTGGCTACGGAACTTACTCCGACTACGGTGCAGCCGGTGGCGGAGGTGGCGCCGGCGGTGCTGGATTCAACACAACTCGTCGGCACATCGGAGGGAATGGAGGCATCGGCGTTGCCTCAAGCATCAGCGGAACCGAGACCTACTACGGTGGCGGTGGCGGTGGCGGCATCAACTCAAACTCATCCACTTACTACGGCCTTGATGCCAACGGAAACCTCTATTCGAGCAATGACCCGCAGACCACCGGTGGTGGTCAGGGCGGCATCGGAGGCGGTGGCCGCGGAAGCTCGTTTGGCTTCTCTGGAGGCACAACGCATCCCAACTTTGGGGTTAAGGCAAACGCAACAGCGGGCGAGCCAAACACCGGCGGTGGTGGCGGTGGCGTTGACCCAGAAGACACCGGCGGCAAGCCAGGTGGATCTGGTGTTGTAATTGTGCGCTGGCTGGCTGATGCCAGCGTGAAGACAGTAACTTTCTCTTCAAACTTTGGCACTGCAACGACCCAAACTCAAAGAGTCGGTAGCAATGTACCAACTGCACTAAAGCCGGCAACTTTCACCCGCACCGGATACACCTTTGTGGGCTGGAATACTGCAGCGAACGGATCGGGAACCGCGTATGCAAACCTCGCCGAGATTACGACAACTAACGACGTGACCCTGTATGCGCAATGGCGAACCGGTGTTACGCACACGGTAACTTTTGACGCCAACGGCGGCACGGGCTCTATGGCCAACCAATCGTCTGGCACCGAGGCAACACTCAACAAAAACACCTTTACCCGCGCCAATTATGAATTCATCGGCTGGAACACTGCCGCCGATGGGACAGGCTTTGCCTACGCGGATGAAGGTAAATACGCGTTCGTTGCAGCCGCAACCCTTTATGCGCAGTGGCAGGCAGTCGTGGTCAACTACAAGGCAACCTTCTACGGCAACGGCGCAACCGGGGGAACAACCCCCACTCAGCTAGCACCCGGCCAAACGGCGCTCACGCTGAATGGCTTCACTCGAACCGGGTACAGCTTTTTGGGATGGAGCACCAATTACAGCGCCACTACGGCACAGTACCTAGATGGCGCAAACTATGCCTTCACCAGCGATGTCGACCTCTACGCAATTTGGGTTGTAAAGGCTAACCGCGACCTCGTATTCAACGGAAACGGTGCAACCGCAGGATCAACGCCAACTCAAACTGCCATGGATAACACCCAGGTAAATGCCAACGGCTTTACCCGCGATGGCTTTACCTTTAGGCATTGGAACACTGCAGCTGATGGAACTGGCGTGAGCTACCAGAGCAACTACGTTTACAGCTTTGCTGCCGGCCTTACTCTGTATGCAGTTTGGGGTCAAAACTACTCGGTCACCTATCACGGAAACGGAGCTGCCTCAGGAACTGTGCCGACCAGCCAGAACAGCTACGTGGGCTCAAACGGCATCACTGCTGCGTTGAATAGCGGAAACCTGACCAAAGAAGGCATGCGCCTGATTGGCTGGAATACTGCGGCCGATGGCACTGGCACCCCCGTGGCCCTTGGTGCTGCAAACCAAAAATTCACGGCCAACACCACGCTTTATGCCCAGTGGGAATCTGCTGTTTATGCGGTGGTTTACTCAGGCAACGGAGCAGTTGCGGGAATCGAGCCAAGCGTGGCTACTGTTCCGGCGACTTCAGCGCAGATTGTGATTGCCGATAACTCTGGAGGCTTGACGCTGGATGGTCACGAGTTTGATGGCTGGAACACCGAGCCAGACGGCACCGGCACCACCTATGAACCTGAACAGACCGCGGTGGTTACCAATGACACCGTACTGTTTGCCAGCTGGAAGGTTGCCTCGACCGGAGGTGGCGGCAACACCAACGTTGAGCCTTCTCCAAGCCCAAGCGCGAGCACGAATACTGGCGGCAACCCCTCAACGCGCGCGATTGTTATCTCAGGTTTTGCCGCTGGTTCAGATCAACTGACAACTCAGATGAGGCAACGCATCAAAGTTTTCCTCAAAAAGTATCCGAGCTACACCAAGGTCAAAATCACCGGATACACCACCGGCCCAACCGTTCTGCGAGCTGACTACGGATTGTCCAAGCGCAGGGCGCTCAACACCAAGTCGGTTATGGCAAATTATCTGGGCGCAAACCAGCGGGTTACCAAAGTTATGTCTCGGCAAGACACCGGTTTTGGCGGCCACCTGAGGCGAATCAAGATTGTGCTGACTAACTAG
- a CDS encoding nitrite/sulfite reductase yields MSENTPVGGTHAAARPPREGRSNGQWKVDGTEPLNENEQWKQQDGGLSVRDRIETIYSKEGFDSIDETDLHGRFRWWGLYTQRKPGIDGGKTAQLEPHELEDKYFMLRVRIDSGQLTTEQLRVIAGISREFGRDTADVTDRQNFQLHWIEVENVPEIWKRLEAVGLETTEACGDVPRIILGSPVAGIAADELIDATPIIRDIVKKYIGDPELANLPRKFKSAITGHPSQDVVHEINDLAFVAVEHPEYGVGFDLWVGGGLSTAPRLAERLGTWVAPDRVADVWYGVCSLFRDYGFRRLRNKARLKFLMADWGPEKFRQILETEYLDAPLPDGPSIPMAKGIGDHIGVHKQKDGKFYIGVTPVVGRVSGTILGQLADLLEKYGSTRLRTTAHQKLVLLDIEEKDVEAIIAELDEIGLAARPSDFRRATIACTGIEYCKLAIVDTKNTATKAVHTLEKTLADVKLERPISLHINGCPNSCARIQIADIGLKGQLLPDGNGGMEPGFQVHLGGGLASKDREEAGLGRTVRGLKVTAANLDSYVERVVRRYDEDAAEGETFAEWAHRAEEEALQ; encoded by the coding sequence ATGAGTGAAAACACACCGGTCGGCGGAACCCACGCCGCAGCTAGGCCACCGCGCGAGGGGCGCTCGAATGGTCAGTGGAAGGTAGACGGCACTGAGCCACTGAATGAGAACGAACAGTGGAAGCAGCAGGACGGCGGCCTTTCGGTACGCGACCGCATCGAAACCATTTATTCCAAAGAGGGCTTTGACTCAATCGATGAGACTGACCTGCACGGTCGATTCCGCTGGTGGGGTCTGTACACCCAGCGCAAGCCGGGCATCGATGGCGGCAAGACCGCTCAGCTTGAGCCTCACGAGCTTGAAGACAAGTACTTCATGCTTCGCGTTCGCATTGACTCAGGTCAGCTAACTACCGAGCAGCTTCGGGTAATCGCAGGCATCAGCCGTGAATTTGGTCGCGACACCGCAGACGTTACCGACCGTCAGAATTTCCAGCTGCACTGGATCGAAGTCGAAAACGTTCCAGAAATCTGGAAGCGCCTCGAAGCGGTTGGTCTAGAAACCACTGAGGCCTGTGGTGACGTGCCTCGAATCATTCTTGGTTCGCCGGTTGCTGGCATCGCTGCCGATGAACTTATCGATGCAACACCGATCATCCGTGACATTGTCAAAAAATACATTGGTGACCCAGAGCTGGCTAACCTGCCACGCAAATTCAAGTCAGCCATCACCGGCCACCCAAGCCAGGATGTGGTTCACGAAATCAACGACCTTGCTTTTGTTGCCGTTGAGCACCCTGAATACGGCGTGGGTTTTGACCTTTGGGTAGGTGGAGGTTTGTCAACCGCACCTCGCCTGGCCGAGCGCTTGGGCACCTGGGTTGCACCAGATCGTGTTGCCGATGTTTGGTACGGCGTCTGCTCATTGTTCCGCGACTACGGCTTCCGCCGCCTGCGCAACAAGGCACGTTTGAAGTTCTTGATGGCCGATTGGGGTCCAGAGAAGTTCCGCCAAATTCTTGAGACTGAGTACCTAGATGCTCCGCTACCTGACGGTCCATCGATTCCGATGGCCAAGGGCATCGGCGACCACATCGGTGTTCACAAGCAGAAGGACGGCAAGTTCTACATTGGTGTGACCCCAGTGGTTGGCCGCGTTTCTGGCACCATCTTGGGCCAGCTTGCTGACCTGCTTGAGAAGTACGGCTCAACCCGTTTGCGCACCACCGCTCACCAGAAGTTGGTTTTACTTGACATCGAAGAAAAGGATGTTGAGGCAATCATTGCCGAACTAGATGAGATTGGTCTGGCTGCCCGCCCAAGTGACTTTAGACGCGCGACCATTGCCTGCACCGGTATTGAGTACTGCAAGTTGGCAATTGTTGACACCAAGAACACCGCAACCAAGGCTGTGCACACGCTAGAAAAAACCTTGGCTGACGTAAAGCTTGAGCGACCAATCAGCCTGCACATCAACGGTTGCCCAAACTCTTGTGCTCGCATTCAGATTGCTGACATTGGCCTAAAGGGTCAGTTGTTGCCGGATGGCAACGGTGGCATGGAGCCTGGATTCCAGGTGCACCTTGGTGGAGGATTGGCATCGAAGGATCGCGAAGAAGCTGGCCTTGGCCGCACCGTTCGCGGACTCAAGGTCACCGCTGCAAACCTAGACAGCTACGTTGAGCGAGTGGTTCGCCGCTACGACGAAGACGCAGCCGAGGGTGAAACCTTTGCCGAATGGGCACACCGCGCAGAAGAAGAGGCACTGCAATGA
- a CDS encoding phosphoadenylyl-sulfate reductase: MSLTTEQRRSVDELKELVGQGNAEFEAIAASGTEATAEQVIAWVAKNFAADSIAVACSMADSVLPHIVSQQIPNVDVLFLDTGYHFAETVVTRNEVARALPIRVVDVKPKQTVAEQDAQYGEKLWSRDPNLCCQLRKVDPLHNSLQNYELWFTGVRRDEAPTRANTPLLVWDEKNGLVKVNPLAAWTFDQLIDYATENKVPVNLLLSNGYPSIGCEPCTKPVAEGEDPRSGRWAGANKTECGLHI; this comes from the coding sequence ATGAGTTTGACTACCGAACAACGCCGTAGCGTTGACGAGCTAAAAGAATTAGTCGGGCAGGGCAACGCCGAGTTTGAGGCCATCGCGGCTTCGGGCACCGAGGCAACTGCCGAGCAGGTTATTGCCTGGGTGGCAAAGAACTTTGCGGCCGACTCAATCGCGGTTGCTTGCTCAATGGCCGACTCAGTTTTGCCGCACATTGTCTCGCAGCAAATTCCAAACGTCGATGTCTTGTTTCTCGACACCGGGTACCACTTTGCTGAGACAGTTGTAACGCGCAACGAGGTTGCTCGCGCACTGCCTATCCGTGTGGTTGATGTAAAGCCAAAGCAGACCGTTGCCGAACAGGATGCCCAATACGGCGAAAAGCTTTGGTCGCGTGACCCAAACCTTTGCTGCCAGCTGCGCAAGGTTGACCCGCTGCACAACAGCCTTCAGAACTACGAATTGTGGTTCACCGGTGTGCGCCGCGACGAGGCGCCGACCCGCGCCAACACCCCGCTTTTGGTGTGGGACGAAAAGAACGGGTTGGTCAAAGTAAACCCGCTGGCTGCTTGGACTTTTGACCAGCTAATCGACTACGCCACCGAGAACAAAGTTCCGGTCAACCTATTGCTTTCAAACGGATATCCATCAATCGGCTGCGAGCCTTGCACCAAGCCAGTTGCCGAGGGTGAAGACCCTCGCTCTGGCCGCTGGGCCGGCGCCAACAAGACTGAATGTGGGTTACACATATGA
- the cobA gene encoding uroporphyrinogen-III C-methyltransferase has translation MTQSELYPLGLRIAGRKVVVIGGGKVGTRRVHGLLAAGASVTLISPEVTADLADLAAKGSITWHQRGFESGDLAGAWLVQTATGVAEVDAAVTQEAEAHQIISVNAAEAEKSTAWVPAVARFDGVTVAAFGGGDPRRGMALRDAIQDQLTEGKLPTAAVRKAQEKLAGTVALVGGGPGAEDLITVRGQRLLYAADVVVTDRLGPRALLEHLHPGVEVIDVGKGPSNHPVPQDQINQILVDQAKLGKRVVRLKGGDPYVFGRGGEELDFCVANGVEVEVVPGVSSAIAVPALAGIPLTHRGVSTSFTVITGHIAVSEITGGCDHTVVILMGVASLAESAANLAAGARGKDCPIAIIEDGYGQGQRITRSTLGEVAKVAAEIGVKAPAVIVIGDVVNERNKEEESNE, from the coding sequence ATGACCCAGTCAGAGCTTTACCCACTGGGACTCCGCATTGCCGGCCGAAAGGTCGTTGTGATTGGCGGAGGAAAAGTGGGCACCCGTCGAGTCCACGGCCTATTGGCCGCGGGCGCTTCGGTGACCCTAATTTCGCCAGAGGTAACAGCCGATTTGGCTGACCTCGCGGCAAAGGGAAGCATCACCTGGCACCAGCGTGGTTTCGAAAGCGGCGACCTAGCCGGTGCATGGTTGGTTCAGACGGCAACCGGTGTTGCCGAAGTCGACGCTGCGGTAACCCAAGAGGCTGAGGCGCATCAGATTATTTCGGTAAATGCTGCCGAGGCTGAAAAGTCAACCGCTTGGGTGCCGGCAGTTGCACGTTTTGACGGCGTAACCGTGGCCGCTTTTGGTGGCGGCGACCCTCGCCGCGGCATGGCACTTAGAGATGCCATTCAAGATCAACTTACCGAGGGCAAACTGCCAACTGCCGCGGTGCGCAAGGCACAAGAAAAGCTGGCTGGCACTGTTGCCTTGGTTGGTGGCGGCCCGGGTGCCGAAGACCTAATCACGGTTCGCGGCCAACGCCTTCTTTATGCCGCCGATGTAGTGGTGACCGACCGCCTCGGTCCGCGCGCCTTGTTGGAACACCTGCACCCAGGCGTTGAGGTAATCGATGTTGGTAAAGGCCCAAGCAACCACCCGGTTCCACAGGACCAGATCAACCAAATTCTGGTTGACCAGGCCAAACTCGGCAAGCGCGTGGTTCGGCTCAAGGGCGGCGACCCATACGTTTTTGGTCGCGGCGGCGAAGAGCTTGATTTTTGCGTGGCAAACGGCGTTGAGGTTGAAGTCGTACCAGGCGTCAGCAGCGCCATCGCTGTTCCTGCCCTGGCTGGCATTCCACTAACTCACCGCGGGGTGTCAACCTCATTCACCGTGATTACCGGCCACATTGCCGTTAGCGAAATCACCGGTGGGTGCGACCACACTGTGGTGATATTGATGGGTGTCGCCTCGCTGGCTGAGAGCGCAGCAAATCTTGCTGCCGGAGCCCGCGGAAAAGATTGCCCAATTGCCATCATCGAAGATGGCTACGGCCAGGGCCAAAGAATTACCCGATCCACACTTGGTGAAGTTGCCAAGGTTGCCGCAGAAATCGGTGTGAAAGCGCCAGCGGTAATTGTGATTGGTGATGTCGTGAACGAGAGAAACAAAGAAGAGGAATCAAATGAGTAA
- a CDS encoding GTP-binding protein has product MPEITQTLAQTRTLLRFATAGSVDDGKSTLVGRLLHDSKAVLVDQLEAVARTSAERGFGGEAGGLDLALLTDGLRAEREQGITIDVAYRYFSTSERSFILADCPGHVQYTRNMVTGAATADAVVVLIDARKGVLEQTRRHLSVVALLRVPNVIVAVNKIDLVDFSEQVYNDIVTDLSRLTNGMRLDQVHVIPVSALEGDNVVERSTKTPWYTGPTLIELLEQLPAIDELESENEAFRFPVQLVIRPQGGLAPSVDTDEFRDYRGYAGQISSGVVKVGDSVEIVPGNYKTKVVGIDIAGKSVDQAFAPQSVNLRLAEEFDVARGAVIGASNTLPESVNLIEAEVFWLDPRSVEPGARVLVKTGTSTVQAVISQVIGRRNLDTLAIDPADKIEVNDIAHVMIKLAAALPFDDYRDNRRAGAFLIIQPQDGATLGAGIHTNLELVNFSI; this is encoded by the coding sequence ATGCCGGAAATCACCCAGACTTTGGCGCAGACCAGAACCCTGCTGCGCTTTGCCACTGCCGGTTCGGTAGACGATGGCAAGTCAACGTTGGTTGGCCGTTTGCTGCACGACAGCAAGGCGGTTTTGGTTGACCAGCTTGAAGCTGTTGCCCGCACCTCAGCCGAACGCGGTTTTGGTGGCGAGGCCGGAGGCCTTGACCTAGCACTGCTAACCGATGGTCTTCGTGCCGAGCGTGAGCAGGGCATCACCATCGATGTTGCCTACCGCTACTTCTCGACCAGCGAGCGCTCATTCATTTTGGCCGACTGCCCAGGTCACGTTCAGTACACCCGCAACATGGTGACCGGTGCAGCAACTGCCGACGCCGTTGTGGTTTTGATCGATGCTCGCAAGGGTGTGCTTGAGCAGACCCGCCGCCACCTATCGGTGGTTGCACTGTTGCGCGTGCCAAACGTGATTGTTGCCGTGAACAAGATTGACCTGGTTGACTTCAGCGAGCAGGTTTACAACGACATCGTGACCGACCTCAGCCGTTTGACCAACGGCATGAGACTCGATCAGGTGCACGTGATTCCGGTTTCAGCTCTTGAGGGTGACAACGTAGTTGAGCGCTCAACCAAGACTCCTTGGTACACCGGCCCAACCCTGATTGAGTTGCTCGAGCAGCTTCCGGCTATCGATGAGCTTGAGTCTGAAAATGAGGCATTCCGCTTTCCGGTTCAGTTGGTAATTCGTCCGCAGGGTGGTTTGGCCCCAAGCGTAGACACCGATGAATTCCGTGACTACCGCGGGTATGCCGGGCAAATTTCTTCAGGTGTGGTCAAAGTTGGTGACTCGGTAGAAATCGTTCCGGGTAACTACAAGACCAAGGTGGTTGGCATCGACATTGCCGGCAAGAGCGTAGATCAAGCCTTTGCTCCGCAGTCGGTCAACCTGCGATTGGCAGAAGAGTTTGACGTTGCCCGCGGTGCAGTTATCGGTGCTTCAAACACCCTGCCAGAGTCAGTCAACCTGATTGAGGCCGAGGTCTTTTGGCTTGACCCACGCTCGGTTGAGCCTGGTGCTCGAGTGTTGGTCAAGACCGGCACCTCAACGGTTCAGGCAGTAATCTCTCAGGTGATTGGCCGCCGCAACCTAGACACTTTGGCAATTGACCCAGCCGACAAAATTGAGGTCAACGACATTGCTCACGTGATGATCAAGCTGGCCGCAGCGCTGCCTTTTGATGATTACCGCGATAACCGCCGTGCCGGTGCTTTCTTGATTATTCAGCCTCAGGATGGCGCAACCCTCGGTGCTGGAATCCACACCAATTTGGAACTGGTCAACTTCTCAATATGA
- the cysD gene encoding sulfate adenylyltransferase subunit CysD has translation MSQKLSDHRLDLLDTLESESIHIIREVVAEFERPVLLFSGGKDSVVVLHLATKAFWPGKVPFPVLHVDTGHNFPEVIEFRDRTVEKLGLRLEVASVQDYIDRGVLQERPDGTRNPLQTLPLLDAIAAGKHDAVFGGARRDEDKARAKERIISLRDEFGQWDPRNQRPELWNLYNGRHLPGQHVRAFPISNWTELDIWRYIEREGIELPPLYYAHEREVYQRDGMWRAVGPVSEPTPDEVVETRLVRYRTVGDMSCTGAVESPARTISDVVLEVAASTLTERGATRADDRISEAAMEDRKKEGYF, from the coding sequence ATGAGTCAGAAGCTCTCTGATCACCGACTAGACCTCTTAGACACACTCGAGAGTGAGTCGATCCACATCATCCGTGAAGTGGTTGCTGAATTTGAACGCCCAGTGCTTTTGTTCTCGGGCGGCAAGGACTCAGTAGTTGTTCTGCACCTGGCCACCAAGGCGTTTTGGCCTGGCAAGGTACCTTTCCCGGTTCTGCACGTTGACACCGGCCACAACTTTCCTGAGGTCATCGAGTTTCGCGACCGCACTGTAGAAAAGCTTGGCCTGCGCCTAGAGGTAGCCAGTGTTCAGGATTACATCGACCGCGGTGTGCTGCAAGAGCGCCCAGATGGCACTCGTAACCCGCTGCAGACCTTGCCGTTGCTTGATGCAATTGCTGCTGGCAAGCACGATGCAGTTTTCGGTGGCGCTCGCCGCGACGAAGACAAGGCTCGTGCCAAGGAGCGCATCATCAGCTTGCGCGATGAGTTTGGTCAGTGGGACCCACGCAACCAGAGACCAGAACTTTGGAACCTATACAACGGTCGCCACCTACCTGGTCAGCACGTTCGCGCGTTTCCGATTTCTAACTGGACCGAGCTAGACATTTGGCGCTACATCGAGCGCGAGGGCATTGAGTTGCCACCGCTTTACTATGCGCACGAGCGCGAGGTTTATCAGCGTGACGGTATGTGGCGTGCGGTTGGCCCAGTATCTGAGCCAACACCAGATGAGGTCGTTGAGACCCGCTTGGTTCGCTACCGCACAGTTGGTGACATGAGCTGCACCGGTGCCGTTGAGTCGCCTGCTCGCACCATCTCAGATGTGGTGCTTGAGGTTGCGGCTTCAACTTTGACCGAGCGCGGTGCTACCCGTGCCGATGACCGAATTTCAGAGGCGGCAATGGAAGACCGCAAGAAGGAAGGCTACTTCTAA